Proteins encoded by one window of Salmonirosea aquatica:
- a CDS encoding ATP-grasp domain-containing protein: MKALILGNTNPHLEAALRLAGCTFEAHDPLDLILYVSEHESGYDRIYNGSQSLENPVRLKVKDFDFIVTRLSGGLEHKTVFLEHLHRNLGMYSPQTSESIKIASNKILTTLRLSQAGIKTPKTVWAKAPVHVDYIIKKMMEGLPVICKTVYGSQGAGVSILETARTANTVLESFFKSEINVKLQRYIEGGSKDIRAIVVGEKVVVAMERTANKGDFRANISKGGSGQKIELSEQDKSICVKSAKALGMEFAGVDLMKDKDGNSYVIEVNGNPGIKIIDITGHNFFVDLVKHCKSKAGTSTQAATQQQASQSATQGVPFIAEPSQPMTLEEIIEGFPSTQEARRFGLWD; the protein is encoded by the coding sequence ATGAAAGCTCTTATTCTGGGCAACACCAACCCACACCTCGAGGCCGCTCTACGACTAGCGGGCTGCACCTTTGAGGCTCATGATCCGCTGGATTTAATCCTTTATGTAAGCGAGCATGAAAGCGGCTACGACCGCATTTACAACGGCTCCCAATCGCTGGAGAATCCTGTACGCCTCAAGGTGAAGGATTTTGATTTTATCGTTACCCGGCTCTCCGGAGGGCTTGAACATAAGACGGTTTTCCTAGAGCACCTGCACCGTAACTTGGGTATGTATTCCCCTCAGACCTCAGAGTCTATCAAAATAGCCTCAAATAAGATCCTCACGACCCTCCGGCTGTCCCAGGCCGGTATCAAAACCCCAAAGACCGTTTGGGCCAAGGCTCCCGTCCATGTGGACTACATCATCAAGAAAATGATGGAGGGACTGCCCGTCATCTGCAAAACCGTCTACGGCTCCCAGGGTGCCGGGGTGAGCATCCTTGAGACCGCCCGCACAGCCAACACAGTACTTGAGTCTTTCTTTAAGTCTGAAATCAATGTAAAGCTACAGCGCTACATCGAAGGTGGATCAAAGGATATTCGGGCCATTGTGGTAGGCGAAAAGGTCGTAGTGGCCATGGAGCGTACGGCCAACAAGGGTGACTTCCGGGCCAACATATCCAAGGGCGGCAGCGGCCAGAAGATTGAGCTCTCGGAGCAGGATAAAAGTATCTGTGTCAAGTCTGCCAAAGCCCTAGGCATGGAGTTCGCCGGGGTGGATCTGATGAAGGATAAAGACGGCAATTCCTACGTCATCGAGGTGAACGGCAACCCGGGAATCAAGATCATCGACATCACCGGCCACAACTTCTTTGTTGACCTGGTGAAGCATTGCAAATCGAAAGCCGGCACCAGCACCCAGGCCGCTACCCAGCAGCAGGCCAGCCAGTCAGCTACCCAGGGCGTTCCCTTCATCGCGGAGCCCTCCCAGCCAATGACCCTGGAAGAGATCATCGAGGGATTTCCATCGACCCAGGAGGCCAGAAGGTTTGGCCTCTGGGACTGA
- a CDS encoding DNA-primase RepB domain-containing protein, with translation MTNRTWQAVENTLMAIDASEYIIRLIHDEKPPINKRLEAAQLIREIPYYQAKNREGYNVYFRPAGYEFVLLDDLYRQVLSELAELKPCLLLETSPGNYQAWLRLREVPQTREEAVNICQELAVLLAADLGSAEPDHIGRLPGFTNRKPRHRRDDGFYPFVRLHKWENRDSDFSPLGGLLVKHNLQLHPLSGTKTTTAAGKISTFAVCFSARVNQMTSFGNSWKPPARKPGRYAGRMTTSVRRSGMRVLGSIIS, from the coding sequence ATGACAAACCGAACATGGCAGGCCGTTGAGAATACCCTGATGGCCATCGACGCTTCAGAATATATCATCAGGCTCATCCACGATGAAAAGCCCCCGATCAATAAAAGGCTCGAGGCCGCTCAGCTCATTAGGGAGATACCCTACTATCAGGCCAAAAACCGGGAAGGCTACAACGTGTATTTCCGGCCGGCCGGCTATGAGTTCGTACTACTGGATGATCTGTATAGGCAAGTTCTTTCAGAACTGGCTGAGCTGAAACCCTGCCTGCTACTTGAAACCAGCCCCGGCAATTACCAGGCCTGGCTCAGGCTTAGGGAAGTCCCCCAGACGCGGGAGGAAGCTGTAAACATCTGTCAGGAACTGGCCGTATTGCTGGCCGCTGACCTGGGCAGCGCCGAACCCGACCACATAGGCCGCTTGCCAGGTTTCACCAACCGAAAGCCCAGGCACCGCAGGGATGACGGCTTTTACCCGTTCGTCAGGCTGCACAAATGGGAGAACCGGGATAGCGATTTTTCACCCCTTGGGGGATTGTTGGTCAAGCACAACCTGCAATTGCACCCCCTGTCAGGCACAAAGACCACGACCGCAGCCGGGAAGATTTCAACCTTTGCTGTATGCTTCTCAGCCAGGGTAAATCAGATGACTTCATTCGGCAACAGCTGGAAGCCTCCAGCGAGAAAGCCAGGCAGATACGCCGGTCGTATGACTACATCGGTAAGACGATCCGGAATGCGCGTATTAGGGTCAATAATTAGCTAG
- a CDS encoding primase-helicase family protein has translation MSKNIKENAKQFIRVGDDYYKITLRPDKKGNLHRVLAKRQKRTITDDYGANIIHEIAKYEDFVIVPSHVNYQQIIHGHYNKYYEISHKPKKGSFKTITAFLAHIFGEEYLDFIMDYFQLLYLKPTQSLPIILLESVEKNTGKSTFGHFVEKIFQFNSIALGNSDFNSQFNSVWIDKLTIIVDETSLEEKAVMESIKRLSTEKGKVLSNSKGKDKVDIEFIGKFIFISNDEGKALPIQRGEKRFAVFKVPTFASRGIEDNPDILDDLQAEIPAFLHYLKGRQLVHPTKSRMHFDTAVYFTRQLELYFEGSQGHTTKAIQELVKDSFEAFPEETSLSFSESDLIEEMEKGNYNRYIDRRKVKEALQKDLGLIPHKKGRYTYFSLHRAEQEETYYPVPNKANNVYYTFLRNNYKDSYENNTIEPKPELEQMAVF, from the coding sequence ATGAGCAAAAATATCAAAGAGAATGCAAAGCAATTTATCCGAGTAGGTGACGATTATTATAAAATCACCTTACGCCCTGACAAGAAAGGAAACCTCCACCGGGTACTAGCCAAAAGGCAGAAAAGAACTATTACGGACGACTACGGGGCCAATATCATCCATGAGATAGCCAAGTACGAGGACTTTGTCATAGTGCCCTCACATGTCAATTACCAGCAGATCATTCACGGGCACTACAATAAGTACTATGAAATATCCCACAAGCCAAAGAAGGGCAGCTTCAAAACTATAACCGCCTTCCTTGCGCACATATTCGGGGAAGAATATTTGGATTTTATTATGGATTATTTCCAACTGCTCTATCTGAAACCTACCCAAAGCCTTCCTATTATATTGCTTGAATCCGTTGAAAAAAATACGGGTAAAAGTACCTTCGGTCATTTCGTGGAAAAGATATTTCAATTCAATAGCATAGCCCTGGGAAATAGCGACTTTAACAGCCAGTTTAACAGCGTCTGGATTGACAAGCTTACCATCATTGTCGATGAAACATCCTTAGAGGAAAAAGCCGTTATGGAGTCGATCAAAAGGCTATCCACCGAAAAGGGCAAAGTACTTTCCAACTCCAAAGGAAAGGATAAGGTAGACATCGAGTTTATTGGTAAGTTCATCTTCATATCCAACGACGAAGGTAAAGCCCTGCCTATCCAGCGGGGTGAAAAGCGCTTTGCTGTCTTCAAGGTACCTACTTTCGCCAGCCGTGGCATAGAGGATAACCCCGACATACTGGACGATCTACAGGCCGAAATTCCGGCCTTTCTGCATTACCTCAAAGGCCGTCAGCTGGTGCACCCAACCAAGAGCCGGATGCACTTCGATACCGCCGTCTACTTTACCAGGCAATTGGAGCTCTACTTTGAAGGCAGCCAGGGGCATACGACCAAGGCCATTCAGGAGCTTGTAAAAGATAGCTTTGAGGCATTCCCAGAGGAAACAAGCCTTTCCTTTTCCGAATCTGACCTGATAGAGGAAATGGAAAAAGGCAACTATAATAGGTACATCGACAGGCGCAAGGTAAAAGAGGCTTTACAGAAGGATCTGGGCCTTATCCCCCACAAAAAGGGCCGCTACACCTACTTTTCATTGCACCGGGCCGAGCAAGAAGAAACCTACTACCCAGTCCCTAACAAAGCCAATAACGTGTATTATACCTTTCTCAGGAATAACTATAAAGATAGTTATGAGAATAATACAATTGAGCCAAAACCGGAATTGGAACAAATGGCCGTTTTCTGA
- a CDS encoding site-specific integrase: MTKLTKKPGFYSVRALYRLKITGAGADVGSLYLRIVVNGIRSTERSTGIRVASKQWDSKSQSILGNDRETQLKNAQLHQIRTRIYEAQRELEQLGETVTWRKIIERVFDQPRQATTLADVFGLYVTEQKATTSNSPVTFQGYEKYFRNLSTYFAENGLKSPLLDDITKARFQNLLVWLKDRYAQDYAIKNAQFLKSLFSYAYACNLIDRNPLTTIRLEKSGHYDTSHLTQEQVQQLASFDFVELPLPVESIRVLDEERDVFVFCCYTGLHHADYHKGTFAVSEQKGRTWLSGHRIKSQGGRKDKPYSMPLHPLAVAILAKYGDVARLPRRNNAKRNLVLKQIAAYVGLNVHLTTKIARKTLANYCLNVLGMRLETVAKVLGHSSTKFVKHYTTITDDSIDREMQFEPSKPTTK; this comes from the coding sequence ATGACAAAACTAACAAAAAAACCGGGCTTCTACTCTGTACGAGCCCTTTACCGGCTAAAAATTACCGGAGCCGGTGCGGATGTAGGCTCTCTTTACCTACGCATTGTAGTAAACGGCATCCGTTCTACCGAGCGCTCTACGGGCATCCGGGTAGCTAGTAAACAGTGGGATTCCAAAAGCCAGAGTATCCTAGGCAACGACCGCGAAACCCAGCTCAAGAACGCCCAGCTGCACCAGATCCGGACGCGCATTTATGAAGCCCAACGCGAGCTTGAGCAATTGGGTGAAACCGTCACCTGGCGTAAGATCATCGAGCGGGTATTTGACCAGCCCCGCCAGGCTACCACCCTGGCCGATGTATTCGGGCTTTACGTGACCGAACAGAAGGCCACCACCAGCAACAGCCCTGTAACTTTTCAGGGCTATGAAAAGTACTTCCGGAACCTGAGTACCTACTTTGCCGAAAACGGCCTAAAATCGCCCCTGCTGGACGACATCACCAAAGCCCGCTTTCAGAATCTACTGGTATGGCTTAAAGACCGCTACGCTCAGGATTACGCCATCAAGAACGCCCAGTTCTTAAAGTCGCTCTTTAGCTACGCCTACGCCTGCAATCTCATCGACCGCAATCCGCTCACCACTATACGCCTCGAGAAGTCGGGCCATTATGATACGTCACATCTGACACAAGAGCAGGTGCAACAGTTGGCCAGTTTCGATTTCGTGGAGCTACCCCTACCTGTAGAATCAATCCGGGTACTGGACGAAGAGCGTGACGTATTCGTGTTCTGCTGCTACACCGGCCTGCATCATGCCGACTACCACAAAGGTACCTTTGCCGTATCCGAGCAAAAGGGCCGTACCTGGCTCAGCGGCCACCGGATCAAGTCCCAGGGAGGCCGTAAAGACAAGCCCTATTCCATGCCGCTGCACCCGTTGGCCGTGGCCATCCTAGCCAAATATGGCGATGTGGCCAGGCTCCCTCGGCGCAACAACGCCAAGCGCAACCTGGTGCTGAAGCAGATTGCCGCCTACGTGGGTTTGAATGTTCATCTGACGACCAAAATTGCCCGTAAAACCCTGGCTAACTATTGCCTCAATGTCTTGGGCATGAGGCTCGAAACCGTAGCCAAGGTACTAGGCCACAGCTCCACGAAGTTTGTGAAGCACTACACCACCATTACGGACGATTCCATTGATCGCGAAATGCAGTTTGAACCTTCTAAACCCACTACAAAATGA
- a CDS encoding helix-turn-helix domain-containing protein, which translates to MGIPERIKAIREGKRIKQIDVATSLNLDPSYYARLEKRGSKMTLDQLQSIADALGVSLGEVLGIESNTDKVEKAKVKALEHRIMELEELASLHRERYDKLMGAVSWHIASIITEVREEMTEMAFKKGFLNESNIDGYFVMEKNEDGTYKDFYFDESLDEKYDLYLDFFISNLLTEQQLIQLMHQLSAHLMEGLSFIGNADLFTDNKLKRAYNMMTSEIFGKESRLYGEKENETS; encoded by the coding sequence ATGGGAATACCAGAGAGAATCAAAGCTATCAGAGAGGGGAAGCGAATCAAGCAAATTGATGTTGCAACCTCTCTGAATTTAGACCCCTCCTATTACGCCCGGCTTGAAAAACGAGGGAGTAAAATGACTTTGGATCAACTTCAAAGCATAGCGGATGCTTTGGGGGTGTCCCTGGGGGAGGTGTTAGGAATAGAGAGTAATACGGATAAAGTAGAGAAAGCCAAGGTCAAGGCGTTGGAACATCGTATAATGGAGCTGGAGGAATTGGCTTCTTTACATCGGGAGCGCTACGACAAACTGATGGGGGCAGTTAGTTGGCATATAGCTTCTATAATTACAGAGGTTCGAGAGGAAATGACTGAAATGGCCTTTAAGAAAGGGTTTCTCAATGAAAGCAATATAGATGGGTACTTCGTGATGGAAAAGAATGAGGATGGTACTTATAAGGACTTCTATTTTGACGAGTCCTTAGATGAGAAGTACGACCTCTACCTAGATTTTTTCATTTCCAACTTACTTACGGAGCAACAACTAATTCAATTGATGCATCAGCTCTCGGCGCATCTTATGGAGGGCCTGAGCTTTATTGGAAACGCCGATTTGTTTACAGATAATAAATTAAAGAGGGCTTACAATATGATGACTTCCGAAATATTCGGTAAGGAATCTAGGCTATATGGGGAGAAGGAAAATGAAACTAGCTAG
- a CDS encoding VapE domain-containing protein, with protein MKSPIKQPSTAAKTINGSTQAKTAKKPLNGKKEPATAAEDTAPNLAPVKLLKRYLKEHYQFRYNEVTKEVEFRSQKAKTVFVPLDEEQALPELRIELAEMGFKSYKTYLSDLVRTKDLCSRYNPFEDYFTTLPPWDGTRDYISQLSGYVVAKDQAWFDRMLRKHLIRTVACALRRLPFNKHCFVLLGEQHDGKTSFIRYLCPPALVDYYKENPPLDHKDSTLALSQNILINLDELHDLNKADASRVKTLFSQADTKVRGHYAVKDARQSRYASFFGTLNEREFLNDVTGNVRWLVFEISGIRHDSGGKQGYAWNVDINRVWAQAYALLLAGESMELTRSEVEEVEQRNKAYQKATPEIETIAKYLVPAGRDEIGVYFLTSTDILRSLTAATAGTVKLNSVMIGRALTFLGFKREKRHVYGYYVRAQKKIISEIIENHLTILPSSQ; from the coding sequence ATGAAATCGCCTATAAAACAGCCCTCCACGGCTGCAAAAACTATCAACGGCTCCACACAAGCCAAAACCGCTAAAAAGCCCCTCAACGGCAAAAAAGAACCCGCCACGGCTGCTGAGGATACCGCGCCCAATTTGGCCCCGGTCAAGCTCCTAAAAAGGTACCTCAAAGAGCACTACCAATTCCGGTACAACGAAGTGACCAAAGAAGTAGAATTCAGGAGCCAGAAAGCAAAAACCGTGTTCGTGCCGCTCGATGAGGAGCAAGCTTTGCCCGAATTGCGGATAGAACTAGCTGAGATGGGCTTTAAATCGTACAAAACCTACCTCAGCGACTTGGTACGTACCAAAGACCTTTGCAGCCGCTACAACCCGTTTGAGGACTACTTTACGACCTTGCCCCCCTGGGATGGTACCCGCGACTACATCAGCCAACTAAGCGGCTATGTAGTGGCCAAAGATCAGGCATGGTTTGACCGGATGCTGAGGAAACATCTGATAAGGACGGTAGCTTGTGCCTTGCGTCGGTTGCCCTTCAATAAGCATTGCTTTGTACTGCTGGGTGAACAGCACGACGGTAAAACCTCCTTCATCCGGTACCTATGCCCTCCGGCCCTGGTCGACTACTACAAAGAGAATCCACCGCTCGACCATAAGGATAGTACCCTAGCCCTCAGCCAAAACATATTGATCAACCTCGATGAGCTGCACGACCTCAACAAAGCCGATGCCAGTCGGGTAAAAACACTATTCAGCCAGGCAGACACCAAAGTACGTGGCCACTATGCCGTAAAGGATGCCCGGCAAAGTCGTTACGCTAGTTTTTTCGGTACGCTCAATGAACGCGAATTTCTCAACGATGTGACCGGAAACGTGCGCTGGCTGGTGTTTGAAATCAGCGGTATACGCCACGATTCGGGCGGCAAACAAGGCTACGCCTGGAACGTGGATATAAACCGCGTATGGGCGCAAGCCTACGCCCTTTTGCTGGCTGGGGAATCAATGGAGCTGACCCGCTCGGAAGTGGAGGAGGTAGAACAGCGGAACAAAGCCTATCAGAAAGCTACGCCCGAAATAGAAACCATAGCTAAGTACCTGGTCCCGGCTGGCCGCGATGAGATAGGCGTTTATTTCCTGACCTCCACGGACATACTTAGGAGCCTGACAGCGGCCACGGCTGGAACCGTAAAGCTCAACTCGGTAATGATTGGCCGGGCCTTGACCTTTCTAGGTTTCAAGCGCGAAAAACGCCACGTATACGGCTATTACGTGAGGGCTCAAAAGAAGATTATTTCTGAAATTATTGAGAATCATCTTACCATCTTACCCAGCAGTCAGTAA
- a CDS encoding DUF6046 domain-containing protein, whose product MENFIEFPNNLQSFDRIAVKETGVTMQMPVYLGLKLNGSDKWLLPIEPTISIRGRNVITRRTIAKVDSTKPIKPGSVKELWAKDDYEIIITGMLHNDEEEELPRELISRLTNLCTHTGPVYMSSGITDAVGIRYIAITDYDFPPTEGISYQRYSIKGFSDTPLEVLLK is encoded by the coding sequence ATGGAAAATTTCATAGAATTCCCCAACAATCTGCAATCCTTCGACCGGATAGCGGTGAAAGAAACGGGCGTAACAATGCAAATGCCCGTATATCTGGGCTTAAAGCTCAACGGCTCGGATAAGTGGCTCCTACCCATAGAGCCAACCATTTCGATACGTGGCCGTAATGTCATTACCAGGCGTACTATTGCCAAAGTTGACAGTACTAAGCCGATCAAGCCCGGAAGTGTGAAAGAACTCTGGGCAAAGGACGATTACGAAATCATAATTACCGGAATGCTCCACAATGATGAGGAAGAGGAACTACCAAGAGAGCTCATCAGCCGCTTGACAAATTTGTGTACTCATACAGGCCCCGTTTACATGAGTTCCGGCATTACTGACGCTGTAGGTATCCGGTATATTGCTATAACTGACTATGATTTTCCACCTACTGAGGGGATCAGTTACCAGCGGTACAGTATAAAAGGGTTTTCCGATACGCCGTTAGAAGTGCTTTTAAAATAG